The Dethiosulfovibrio salsuginis genome window below encodes:
- a CDS encoding PucR family transcriptional regulator, with the protein MELIQDRKGTEDILEAMRGFLQNVAFWDSITGNVHVASRSKRFIAQVRQMPLHELVAIYPHGTVEEGGEKLGYVLYYHGEELDRTTGEEALAFGLTALRVSLGGRRHLIQENQQVKEEVVRGLVAGNKKLAERAIRKAGSMGWQMSGAVAAVVAEHTGVGDLSGAIGLLSGWFRSRRPGGIQGTVNDDLVLIVPAEDPGWKGKLEQELMDYVGLSKSKVPFMIGVGSEVAPMDLGVSYSQAREATEMGQRIGRSVAFWEDMEVLGILSSVPWTDRTRGFIERRLGAIKSEKDGEPLRSLRALVRRSWNLKAAAADLSIHYNTMRYRYEKLLSATGLDDDNPWARIGLGLAVLLDEVSEDMGRK; encoded by the coding sequence ATGGAGTTGATTCAGGACAGAAAGGGAACGGAGGATATTCTGGAGGCTATGAGAGGTTTTTTGCAGAACGTGGCCTTCTGGGACAGCATCACAGGAAACGTCCACGTCGCCTCTAGGTCGAAGCGTTTTATAGCTCAGGTTCGACAGATGCCTCTTCACGAGCTGGTAGCTATATATCCTCACGGTACGGTGGAGGAGGGAGGGGAGAAGCTGGGATACGTCCTCTATTATCACGGAGAGGAACTGGATCGAACCACCGGCGAGGAGGCTTTGGCTTTCGGGCTCACCGCTTTAAGGGTATCCCTAGGAGGAAGACGACACCTTATCCAGGAAAATCAGCAGGTAAAGGAGGAGGTCGTCAGAGGGCTGGTGGCGGGAAACAAAAAGCTGGCGGAAAGAGCTATCAGGAAGGCGGGCTCTATGGGCTGGCAGATGTCCGGGGCTGTGGCGGCGGTGGTGGCGGAGCATACAGGAGTGGGAGATCTTTCCGGGGCCATAGGTCTCCTTTCGGGCTGGTTCAGATCTCGACGGCCTGGGGGGATACAGGGGACGGTCAACGACGATCTTGTTTTGATCGTCCCGGCGGAGGATCCAGGTTGGAAGGGGAAGCTGGAGCAGGAGCTTATGGATTACGTCGGTCTCTCGAAGTCGAAGGTGCCTTTCATGATAGGGGTCGGTTCGGAGGTGGCGCCGATGGACCTGGGGGTAAGCTACTCTCAGGCCAGAGAGGCCACGGAGATGGGACAGAGAATCGGCCGCTCTGTGGCCTTCTGGGAGGATATGGAGGTATTGGGGATTCTGTCCTCGGTGCCCTGGACCGATAGGACGAGAGGCTTTATAGAACGCCGTCTAGGCGCTATAAAATCGGAAAAAGACGGAGAACCTCTGAGGTCTCTGAGGGCTTTGGTCCGGCGATCCTGGAACCTTAAAGCGGCGGCGGCGGATCTGTCTATCCACTACAACACCATGAGATACAGGTACGAAAAACTGCTCTCCGCCACAGGACTGGACGACGACAACCCCTGGGCGAGGATCGGTCTGGGGCTGGCTGTCCTTTTGGACGAGGTCTCCGAGGACATGGGACGAAAATAG
- a CDS encoding pyruvate, water dikinase regulatory protein, with protein sequence MLAENDHDLHIFVVSDFTGETAHSVSLAAARQFPDKRIKFTRHRYIKDPSMAEAVCLEAKEAGAVMVCTLVERKIREAFRKEAFLKGVELVDIFGPLMDAFSSHLGVEPLEEPGLMHQMDEAYFKRVKAIEFSITCDDGSNPHLLEEADLVILGVSRTCKTPLSMYLANKGYKVGNIPLVPELSPPDELFRLSEGKVIGLVIEPSALIQIRRERLQMLGLDPAKASYAQRDRVEKELASAKMLMKRVGAKVFDVTGRAIEETAQEILDLLK encoded by the coding sequence ATGCTCGCCGAAAACGACCACGATCTACACATCTTTGTAGTCTCCGACTTCACCGGAGAGACCGCCCATAGCGTATCCCTAGCGGCAGCCAGACAGTTCCCCGATAAAAGGATTAAGTTCACCAGACATAGGTACATAAAAGATCCCTCCATGGCGGAGGCGGTCTGTCTCGAGGCCAAAGAGGCCGGTGCGGTTATGGTCTGTACCTTGGTGGAACGAAAGATAAGGGAAGCCTTCAGGAAAGAGGCTTTTCTTAAAGGTGTGGAGCTAGTCGACATATTCGGTCCCCTCATGGACGCCTTTTCCTCCCATCTCGGCGTAGAACCTCTGGAGGAGCCGGGGCTTATGCACCAGATGGACGAGGCCTATTTTAAAAGGGTCAAGGCCATAGAGTTCTCCATAACCTGTGATGACGGAAGCAACCCCCATCTTCTGGAGGAGGCGGACCTGGTCATACTAGGGGTTTCCCGGACCTGTAAGACTCCTCTCTCTATGTACCTTGCCAACAAGGGCTACAAGGTAGGTAACATTCCCCTTGTCCCCGAGCTGTCCCCTCCTGACGAACTATTTCGTCTGTCCGAGGGCAAGGTCATAGGCCTGGTAATAGAGCCAAGCGCACTGATCCAGATAAGGCGTGAGAGGTTACAGATGTTGGGGCTGGATCCGGCAAAGGCGTCCTACGCCCAGAGGGACAGGGTCGAAAAGGAGCTCGCAAGCGCCAAAATGCTGATGAAAAGGGTTGGAGCCAAAGTCTTCGACGTCACCGGTCGAGCCATAGAGGAGACCGCCCAGGAAATACTTGACTTGTTAAAATAG
- the dprA gene encoding DNA-processing protein DprA, translated as MSRELLVVNRLSDRGGAFVRALRDKGINLADLWSDRDLALSLGVKRALWQRGKDLLNSSWPEEELDRCAAVGVRTIFFGERDYPSGLMDTDDPPPVLYLRGNLKDSLSSVSVVGTRRCTPYGTQVAGSLGRKLAEADISVVSGGASGVDGAAHSGALDGGGYTLAVLGTGVDVVYPRGHDGLFRSILRNGGGLLSRFPMGEIGRRWNFPKRNGMIAGLASQVVVVESPVTGGSMITARIAGEIGREIWAVPGPIDREVCKGSNRLIFDGAQPLWDLDHFVHLLSGGRQMDLFEEKGISPVLSGVKRSGKVTLDELASRVGLSVPEVMASLVSLEMEGKVYRSGPGRWSAVP; from the coding sequence ATGAGCAGAGAGCTATTGGTCGTAAATCGCCTCTCCGATCGAGGAGGGGCCTTTGTTCGGGCCCTCAGGGATAAAGGGATCAACCTCGCCGACCTCTGGTCCGACAGAGATCTGGCCCTGTCTTTAGGTGTGAAGAGGGCTCTATGGCAAAGAGGCAAAGACCTCCTGAACTCCTCCTGGCCGGAGGAAGAGCTCGACCGGTGTGCCGCCGTCGGAGTGAGGACCATATTCTTCGGAGAGAGAGACTACCCCTCAGGGCTTATGGACACCGACGATCCTCCTCCGGTGCTCTATCTTAGGGGCAATCTGAAAGACTCCCTATCGTCGGTATCGGTGGTGGGGACCAGACGATGCACTCCTTACGGCACCCAGGTCGCCGGGTCTTTAGGCCGAAAGCTGGCGGAGGCCGATATATCTGTTGTAAGCGGAGGGGCTTCAGGAGTGGACGGAGCGGCCCACTCAGGAGCCTTGGACGGCGGAGGATACACCTTGGCGGTTTTAGGCACCGGAGTTGACGTGGTCTATCCCAGAGGCCACGACGGTCTTTTTAGGTCTATTTTAAGAAATGGCGGAGGTCTTCTTAGCCGTTTCCCCATGGGAGAGATCGGTCGGAGGTGGAATTTTCCCAAAAGAAACGGTATGATAGCGGGGTTAGCCAGCCAGGTGGTTGTGGTGGAATCCCCTGTGACAGGGGGGTCTATGATAACCGCCAGGATAGCCGGTGAGATAGGCAGAGAGATATGGGCCGTTCCAGGCCCTATAGACCGGGAGGTCTGTAAAGGCTCTAACCGGCTTATCTTCGACGGTGCCCAACCCCTTTGGGATCTGGATCACTTTGTCCACCTCCTGTCAGGAGGTAGACAGATGGATCTCTTCGAGGAAAAAGGGATATCCCCGGTCCTATCGGGGGTTAAAAGGTCGGGCAAGGTGACCTTAGACGAGTTGGCGAGCAGGGTGGGGCTTTCCGTCCCAGAGGTGATGGCCTCTTTGGTCTCCTTAGAGATGGAGGGGAAGGTTTATCGTTCAGGACCAGGCCGGTGGAGTGCCGTGCCCTAG
- a CDS encoding YifB family Mg chelatase-like AAA ATPase, whose translation MSSVKAVTLKGMEAKEVDVEVEIAGGLFSISIVGLPDASVRESKERVRAALKNAGISLKGRIAVNLAPADLPKEGSMLDLPIAVGLAVKSQSIPLPKPSLFVGELALDGRLRPVRGAISAAILAAEQGLPLYCPSENGSQVGLVRGVEAYKVDSLEQILGHLKSGRELASVEAVEIDDLPPSELLDWTDIRGQAMAKRALEIAAAGQHNVLMVGAPGSGKTMLARALRGILPPLSDGEVIESLTIKGVLDSTDHPNRRPPFRVVHHTASTVSVCGGGTALRPGEISLAHRGVLFLDEFTEFRRDLVEALRQPLEDGSIVISRSSGTVTYPSRVLLVLAANPCPCGWWGDSMERCSCSQSDLDRYRRKLSGPVMDRIDLQVSVSRLLPEELIGLAPSKGESSSQVRMRVTAAREAQRARWAFGGWVCNSEVPEKALREHINLSVEAEGTLLKMAEGLKLSARGLGRVLRVARTIADLSGDLQVSSASVMEALAYRGEA comes from the coding sequence TTGAGCTCGGTCAAGGCGGTAACCTTGAAGGGGATGGAGGCAAAAGAGGTGGACGTAGAGGTGGAGATCGCCGGTGGCCTTTTCTCAATCTCCATAGTCGGCCTTCCCGATGCCTCGGTGAGGGAGTCTAAAGAGAGGGTTCGGGCGGCACTCAAAAACGCTGGAATCTCCCTTAAGGGCAGGATCGCCGTCAACTTGGCCCCTGCGGACCTTCCAAAGGAAGGGTCCATGTTGGACCTGCCTATAGCGGTAGGGCTGGCGGTAAAATCCCAGTCCATTCCCCTCCCCAAACCGTCCCTTTTCGTAGGAGAGCTCGCCTTAGACGGTCGTCTGAGGCCCGTCCGAGGAGCTATCTCCGCGGCGATCCTGGCGGCAGAGCAGGGACTTCCCCTCTACTGTCCCTCGGAAAACGGCTCCCAGGTAGGTCTGGTAAGGGGCGTTGAGGCCTATAAGGTGGACAGCCTGGAGCAGATCTTAGGTCACCTTAAATCGGGGCGGGAGCTCGCCTCCGTAGAGGCCGTCGAGATAGACGACCTGCCGCCGTCGGAGCTGCTGGACTGGACCGACATCCGTGGTCAGGCCATGGCAAAAAGGGCGCTGGAGATAGCCGCCGCAGGACAGCACAACGTCCTCATGGTCGGTGCTCCAGGAAGCGGAAAGACCATGCTCGCCAGGGCCCTCAGGGGAATACTCCCCCCTCTGTCCGACGGTGAGGTAATAGAGAGCCTGACGATAAAAGGAGTCCTGGACTCCACGGACCACCCAAACCGCAGGCCCCCCTTCAGAGTGGTCCACCACACCGCATCAACCGTATCGGTCTGTGGGGGAGGCACCGCCCTCAGGCCTGGTGAGATATCCCTGGCCCATCGGGGGGTCCTCTTTCTCGACGAGTTCACCGAATTCCGCCGAGATTTGGTCGAAGCCCTGAGGCAGCCTCTGGAGGACGGATCGATAGTGATAAGCCGGTCCTCCGGTACGGTAACCTATCCCTCCAGGGTCCTGCTGGTCCTGGCGGCCAACCCCTGTCCCTGTGGCTGGTGGGGCGACAGTATGGAGAGGTGTTCCTGTTCTCAATCGGACCTGGATCGTTACAGGAGAAAACTCTCCGGCCCTGTGATGGACCGAATAGACCTCCAGGTCTCCGTCTCTCGGCTTTTGCCGGAGGAGCTTATCGGCCTGGCTCCCTCTAAAGGGGAGAGCAGCTCTCAGGTGAGAATGAGGGTGACCGCCGCCAGGGAGGCACAGAGGGCCCGGTGGGCCTTCGGCGGCTGGGTGTGCAACTCGGAGGTTCCGGAAAAGGCTTTGAGGGAGCACATAAATTTATCTGTAGAGGCGGAGGGGACCTTACTGAAAATGGCCGAGGGACTCAAACTATCCGCCAGAGGGCTGGGCCGGGTCCTTCGGGTGGCCCGGACCATAGCCGACCTCTCCGGCGACCTACAGGTATCCTCAGCCTCCGTCATGGAAGCCCTAGCCTATCGAGGGGAGGCGTAG
- a CDS encoding YraN family protein has protein sequence MKFCDWPEHLKKGVQGEDLACEYISGLRWPILARNVRLKRGELDIIAKDGDELVVVEVRYRSVGLVMPPEESVGPRKLRKLVLAGSAYVDRIGWEGFWRIDLIAITDLNGKLSLEHLRDITGGDVSV, from the coding sequence ATGAAGTTCTGCGATTGGCCGGAACACCTTAAAAAAGGTGTCCAAGGGGAAGATCTGGCCTGCGAATACATCTCCGGTCTCCGTTGGCCCATACTGGCCAGAAACGTCCGTCTTAAAAGGGGAGAACTGGACATAATAGCCAAAGACGGCGACGAGTTAGTGGTGGTCGAGGTTCGTTATCGGTCCGTCGGGCTGGTAATGCCGCCGGAGGAGTCGGTAGGACCGAGGAAACTCAGAAAACTGGTCCTGGCGGGATCGGCCTACGTCGATAGAATCGGTTGGGAAGGCTTTTGGCGTATAGATTTAATCGCCATCACCGATCTTAACGGAAAACTATCCCTGGAGCACCTCAGGGACATAACGGGAGGAGATGTGTCGGTTTGA
- a CDS encoding EscU/YscU/HrcU family type III secretion system export apparatus switch protein, whose translation MNKPKSDRPMAAAVKYDKEAREAPHIVASGTGKVAERIVEIATQSNVPVVEDAALVSALLALEVGDEIPVELYEAVAKVLTFVYRLDSSRRP comes from the coding sequence ATGAATAAGCCCAAATCGGACCGGCCTATGGCGGCGGCGGTCAAGTACGACAAAGAGGCTAGAGAAGCCCCTCACATAGTTGCGTCTGGCACCGGCAAAGTCGCCGAGAGAATAGTGGAGATAGCCACCCAGTCCAACGTTCCGGTAGTAGAGGACGCCGCCTTGGTGAGCGCTCTTCTGGCTTTAGAGGTCGGTGACGAGATCCCTGTCGAGCTTTACGAGGCGGTGGCCAAGGTGTTGACCTTCGTCTACCGCCTGGACTCCTCCCGCCGACCATGA
- a CDS encoding ribonuclease HII, whose protein sequence is MTFLPVLAGVDEAGRGPFAGPVVASAVILTADQAQALIDKGLRDSKKMTALRREKVYSAMMEMKVLWSAQAASVERIDRINILNATLWAMGRAVHRLPGALFDGVIVDGDREIPGLKVHQQVIPKGDDLYPQISAASVIAKVLRDRIMVTLDGVYPGYGFASHKGYGTKFHKEAMESLGPSPIHRKSFHWKG, encoded by the coding sequence ATGACCTTTCTCCCCGTACTGGCGGGGGTGGACGAAGCGGGGCGAGGCCCCTTCGCCGGTCCTGTGGTTGCGTCGGCGGTGATCCTCACCGCCGATCAGGCCCAGGCTTTGATCGATAAAGGCCTTCGGGACTCAAAGAAAATGACCGCCCTCCGGAGGGAAAAGGTTTACTCCGCCATGATGGAAATGAAGGTCCTATGGTCCGCTCAGGCCGCATCGGTGGAGAGAATAGACAGAATCAACATACTGAACGCCACCTTGTGGGCAATGGGAAGGGCGGTACATAGGCTTCCTGGAGCCCTTTTCGACGGGGTTATAGTCGACGGGGACAGAGAGATCCCGGGACTCAAGGTCCATCAGCAGGTGATCCCCAAAGGGGACGACCTGTACCCCCAGATCTCCGCGGCGTCGGTGATCGCCAAGGTGCTGAGGGACAGGATAATGGTCACGCTGGACGGGGTTTACCCTGGATACGGTTTTGCCTCCCACAAGGGCTACGGGACCAAGTTCCACAAAGAGGCAATGGAGTCCTTGGGACCTAGCCCGATCCACAGAAAGAGCTTTCACTGGAAAGGATAG
- a CDS encoding YlqF/YawG family GTPase — protein MSGRTVWFPGHMAKGTRKLGELAGKLDLILEVRDARAPEVTGSPLIASLSKICPVWKVLTKSDLADSSVTSQWLDLYRKGKSKAWAVDLLKGKIDPLRKELEKDIPSHRELRMAVVGIPNVGKSALLNCLVGKKNANVGGIPGVTKGVSWYKGRGFLVVDSPGILDPKSDEHIQKALAWLGCSKAEVIGGYDAVAYTLVEFLMDKGLWSVVQDTWGVEPGEDPYETLEAIGRRLGCLLPGNKVDLTLSGRRFLDAFSSGKLGAVSLERPGKVIE, from the coding sequence ATGTCCGGAAGAACGGTATGGTTTCCCGGCCATATGGCCAAGGGAACCAGAAAACTAGGGGAGCTCGCCGGCAAGCTTGACCTGATCCTGGAGGTCCGAGACGCTAGGGCGCCGGAGGTTACCGGCTCCCCCTTGATCGCCTCTCTCTCGAAAATCTGTCCCGTGTGGAAGGTCCTGACCAAAAGCGACCTAGCGGACAGCTCGGTCACCTCTCAATGGCTGGACCTGTACCGTAAGGGCAAGTCAAAGGCCTGGGCGGTGGACCTCCTCAAGGGGAAAATAGATCCTCTCAGAAAGGAGCTGGAGAAGGATATTCCCTCCCATCGAGAGCTACGGATGGCGGTGGTGGGGATACCTAACGTAGGGAAGTCGGCGTTGCTTAACTGTCTGGTTGGGAAGAAAAACGCCAACGTCGGAGGCATTCCTGGGGTAACCAAAGGGGTCTCCTGGTACAAAGGCAGAGGATTTTTGGTGGTCGACTCTCCGGGCATACTGGATCCTAAATCCGACGAGCATATTCAAAAAGCCCTGGCCTGGCTCGGCTGTAGCAAGGCGGAGGTCATAGGAGGCTACGACGCTGTAGCCTACACTTTGGTGGAATTCCTGATGGACAAGGGCCTATGGTCGGTTGTCCAGGATACCTGGGGCGTCGAACCTGGCGAGGACCCCTACGAGACCTTAGAGGCCATAGGCCGCAGGCTAGGCTGTCTGCTGCCTGGAAACAAAGTGGACCTCACCCTGTCGGGCAGACGTTTTCTCGACGCCTTTTCCTCCGGCAAGCTAGGGGCGGTCTCCTTAGAAAGGCCGGGAAAGGTAATAGAATGA
- the lepB gene encoding signal peptidase I: MAAKPWWRETVETVLWAVVLALIIRAVIVQAFWIPSGSMIPTLLPGDRVLVCKFWYYVQEPKRGQVFVFKYPVDPKRDFVKRLIALPGDVVEIKQGQVLINGKATDEPYVTFPDAFSMNPVTVPEGHYFAMGDNRPNSQDSRFWGFVPESNVRGPVFLRYWPLNRIGLVD, encoded by the coding sequence ATGGCAGCTAAACCATGGTGGAGAGAAACGGTGGAAACGGTCCTATGGGCGGTAGTTTTAGCCCTGATAATCAGGGCGGTTATAGTTCAGGCCTTCTGGATACCTAGCGGGTCGATGATCCCGACTTTGCTCCCGGGAGACAGGGTGTTGGTGTGTAAGTTCTGGTATTACGTCCAGGAGCCCAAAAGGGGACAGGTCTTCGTCTTTAAATATCCCGTGGACCCTAAAAGGGATTTCGTCAAAAGGCTCATAGCCCTCCCGGGCGACGTGGTGGAGATAAAGCAGGGGCAGGTCCTGATAAACGGCAAGGCGACCGACGAACCTTACGTCACCTTTCCCGACGCCTTCTCCATGAACCCCGTCACCGTTCCTGAAGGCCATTACTTCGCCATGGGGGATAACCGTCCCAACTCCCAGGACAGCCGTTTCTGGGGCTTTGTGCCTGAGAGCAACGTAAGGGGCCCGGTGTTCCTTCGTTACTGGCCTCTCAACCGAATTGGATTGGTGGACTGA
- a CDS encoding 2-oxoacid:acceptor oxidoreductase family protein encodes MQCVIVGTGGQGILFASKVMGHIAMGKGQNVVGSEVHGMAQRGGSVVSHFKVGDYLSPMVKAGEADLLLAFDQNEAVRNIHFLKDGGDLVVNLYDPEAFKNERLQSYIEKHDIKVHSIEGYSILKEHMGGKFLFLNVLILGAMSGSSVESGSIEDVRKAIEELSPSRFVQDNLKVLELGYEATAH; translated from the coding sequence ATGCAGTGCGTTATCGTAGGAACGGGCGGTCAGGGAATTCTCTTCGCCAGTAAGGTCATGGGTCATATAGCTATGGGTAAAGGCCAGAACGTGGTGGGAAGCGAGGTCCACGGTATGGCTCAAAGAGGGGGATCGGTCGTCAGCCACTTTAAAGTCGGAGACTACCTCAGCCCTATGGTGAAAGCGGGAGAGGCGGACCTTCTCCTCGCCTTCGACCAGAACGAAGCGGTCAGAAACATACACTTCCTCAAAGACGGTGGCGATCTAGTCGTAAACCTCTACGACCCTGAGGCCTTCAAAAACGAGAGGCTTCAATCCTACATCGAGAAACACGACATAAAGGTACATTCCATAGAAGGATACTCCATACTTAAAGAGCATATGGGAGGTAAGTTTCTCTTCTTGAACGTCCTTATCCTAGGGGCCATGAGCGGCTCGTCAGTCGAAAGCGGCTCAATAGAGGATGTCAGAAAGGCGATAGAGGAGCTGTCTCCCTCTCGGTTCGTCCAGGACAACCTAAAGGTCCTGGAGCTGGGATATGAGGCAACCGCCCACTGA
- the iorA gene encoding indolepyruvate ferredoxin oxidoreductase subunit alpha: MTKRAIMLGNEAIARGIVEAGCEIATAYPGTPSSEILPAVAACADEMNTNTAVEWGANEKVAYEMAVSASFGGKRTCCVMKQVGLNVAADPFMSTAHYDLKGGFLLVVADDPGPHSSQTEQDSRQFAMFAKVPCFDPSTACEAKEMVFDAYDLSEKHGIIAMLRPTGKVNHARQDVPLLDVVVPPRKDDFKKDPKRWVCLPAGVRVNHPRLNEKNDRIREDFETNFGKYNYVVPAKGTAKLGVIAGGTTFAFLSDMIKASGRDDIEILKIGTPVPLPIKMCQDFIDRHEKVLILEQTYPVIEMQLIDRTKVMGRWNGYVPRAGELLPEVIEQIVGRCMGEEISTSVDEDVKAAMTELGITPRPPMLCAGCPHRASFFAIRKALPKAVNPSDIGCYTLGIMQKGVDTVIDMGAAVTAASGFYLTSKVDGEERPIVSTIGDSTFFHSGLTGLASAVYNRHAFVLAILDNRITAMTGGQSSPNVGAKLRKGDEGVQVDLEQACRGCGVSYIKTVEAYDVDSNVDVVKEAWAYAWQNKQPAVLIFKHPCITILKEPPTAKPVKVDPDTCIGCKYCITAFNCPGLVFDEDTKKARIDERYCVSCGVCATVCPHGAIVPKEEA, from the coding sequence TTGACCAAGAGAGCCATCATGTTAGGAAACGAGGCCATCGCCAGAGGGATAGTCGAGGCGGGCTGCGAGATAGCCACCGCCTATCCGGGAACGCCTTCATCGGAGATCCTGCCGGCGGTGGCCGCCTGTGCGGACGAGATGAACACCAACACCGCCGTAGAGTGGGGGGCCAACGAAAAGGTCGCCTACGAAATGGCGGTATCGGCGTCCTTCGGAGGGAAGAGGACCTGCTGTGTCATGAAACAGGTGGGGCTTAACGTCGCCGCCGACCCCTTCATGAGCACCGCCCACTACGACCTAAAGGGCGGCTTTCTGCTGGTGGTCGCCGACGATCCAGGCCCCCACAGCTCCCAGACCGAGCAGGATAGCCGCCAGTTCGCCATGTTCGCCAAGGTGCCCTGCTTCGATCCCTCCACCGCCTGCGAGGCGAAGGAGATGGTCTTCGATGCCTACGACCTGTCGGAGAAGCACGGCATAATCGCCATGCTACGGCCCACCGGCAAGGTCAACCACGCCAGGCAGGACGTTCCCCTTCTGGACGTAGTGGTTCCCCCCAGAAAGGACGACTTCAAAAAAGACCCCAAACGTTGGGTCTGTCTTCCCGCAGGTGTCAGGGTAAACCACCCCAGGCTTAACGAGAAAAACGACCGGATTCGAGAGGACTTCGAGACCAACTTCGGCAAGTACAACTACGTCGTTCCCGCCAAAGGGACAGCAAAACTGGGGGTCATCGCCGGAGGCACCACCTTCGCCTTCCTGTCGGACATGATAAAGGCATCGGGCAGGGACGATATAGAGATCCTCAAAATAGGCACCCCTGTGCCCCTCCCTATAAAAATGTGCCAGGATTTTATAGATCGCCATGAAAAGGTGCTGATCCTGGAGCAGACCTACCCTGTCATAGAGATGCAGCTTATCGACAGGACCAAGGTCATGGGACGGTGGAACGGCTACGTTCCCCGGGCGGGAGAGCTTCTGCCCGAGGTCATAGAGCAGATCGTCGGTCGCTGTATGGGCGAGGAGATCTCCACGTCGGTGGACGAGGATGTAAAAGCCGCCATGACAGAGCTCGGCATCACCCCCAGGCCTCCTATGCTCTGTGCCGGTTGTCCCCACAGAGCCAGCTTCTTCGCCATAAGGAAGGCCCTGCCTAAGGCGGTCAACCCTTCCGACATAGGCTGCTATACTTTAGGGATAATGCAAAAAGGGGTGGACACCGTCATAGACATGGGTGCCGCCGTCACCGCCGCCTCGGGCTTCTACCTCACCAGCAAAGTCGACGGGGAGGAGAGACCTATAGTCTCCACCATAGGTGACTCCACCTTCTTCCACAGCGGCCTCACCGGCTTAGCGAGCGCGGTGTACAACCGCCACGCTTTCGTCCTGGCCATACTGGATAACCGTATCACCGCCATGACCGGCGGACAGTCCAGCCCTAACGTAGGAGCCAAGCTCCGTAAAGGCGACGAAGGAGTTCAGGTCGACCTTGAACAGGCCTGCCGTGGCTGTGGGGTCTCCTACATAAAGACCGTAGAGGCCTACGACGTCGACAGCAACGTAGACGTGGTAAAAGAGGCCTGGGCCTACGCCTGGCAGAACAAACAGCCTGCGGTGCTCATCTTCAAGCATCCTTGCATAACCATCCTCAAAGAGCCTCCGACGGCAAAGCCCGTCAAGGTCGATCCCGACACCTGCATCGGCTGTAAATACTGCATAACCGCCTTCAACTGCCCTGGTCTTGTGTTCGACGAGGACACAAAGAAGGCTCGCATCGACGAGAGATACTGTGTCAGCTGTGGAGTATGTGCCACCGTGTGCCCCCACGGGGCGATAGTGCCAAAGGAGGAGGCCTAG